Proteins co-encoded in one Enterobacter sp. R4-368 genomic window:
- the folK gene encoding 2-amino-4-hydroxy-6-hydroxymethyldihydropteridine diphosphokinase, which translates to MTLAYIALGSNLASPLDQVNAAMTALGEIPQSRIVAVSSLYRTPPLGPPDQPDYLNAAVALETDLTPETLLDHTQRIELQQGRVRKAERWGPRTLDLDIMLFGNLTLNTERLTVPHYDMKNRGFMLWPLFEIAPDLHFPDGTSLQEILANLNAPKPNAW; encoded by the coding sequence ATGACCCTCGCGTATATCGCGCTCGGTAGCAACCTGGCATCACCGCTCGACCAGGTTAACGCCGCGATGACCGCCCTCGGAGAGATCCCACAAAGCCGCATCGTGGCGGTCTCTTCGTTATATCGCACTCCCCCGCTTGGCCCGCCGGATCAACCGGACTATCTCAACGCCGCCGTGGCGCTGGAAACCGACCTTACGCCAGAAACGCTGCTCGATCACACGCAACGCATTGAACTCCAGCAAGGCCGCGTACGTAAAGCAGAACGCTGGGGACCGCGCACGCTCGATCTCGATATCATGCTGTTTGGCAATCTTACCCTGAATACCGAACGCCTGACGGTGCCGCACTACGACATGAAAAACCGTGGCTTTATGTTGTGGCCACTGTTTGAAATTGCGCCCGATCTGCACTTCCCGGACGGCACATCGTTGCAGGAAATTCTTGCGAACCTGAACGCGCCGAAACCCAACGCCTGGTAA
- the mrcB gene encoding bifunctional glycosyl transferase/transpeptidase gives MAGNDREPIGRKGKPARPAKEKISRRRLREEEYDEYEDDDEDEEPMPKKGRGKGKKPRGKRGWFWLLLKIAIVLAVLCAIYGVYLDQKIRARIDGKVWQLPAAVYGRMVNLEPDMAISKNEMVKLLEATQYRQVTKMTRPGEFTVQAKSIEMIRRPFDFPDSKEGQVRARLTFDGSRLETIENMDSNRQFGFFRLDPRLITMLSSPNGEQRLFVPRNGFPDLLVDTLLATEDRHFYEHDGISFYSIGRAVLANLTAGRTVQGASTLTQQLVKNLFLSSERSYWRKANEAYMALIMDARYSKDRILELYMNEVYLGQSGDNEIRGFPLASLYYFGRPVEELSLDQQALLVGMVKGASIYNPWRNPKLALERRNLVLRLLQQQNVIDQELYDMLSARPLGVQPRGGVISPQPAFMQMVRQELQAKLGDKVKDLSGVKIFTTFDSVAQDAAEKAAVEGIPLLIKQRKLTDLETAMVVVDRYTGEVRAMVGGATPQFAGYNRAMQARRSIGSLAKPATYLTALSQPNIYRLNTWIADAPISLRLSNGQVWAPQNDDRRFSGQVMLVDALTRSMNVPTVNLGMAVGLPAVTDTWQKLGAPKDQLTGMPSMLLGALNLTPIEVAQAFQTIASGGNRAPLSALRSVIAEDGTVLYQSFPQAERAVPAQAAYMTLWTMQQVVQRGTGRQLGAKYPGLHLAGKTGTTNNNVDTWFAGIDGREVTITWVGRDNNQPTKLYGASGAMAIYQRYLENQSPIPLDLTPPEDITNMGVDDMGNFVCGGGGVRQLPVWTTSPETLCQQNQVQPQTGNPFDQSQQPQQPAQQQPQQPPQQEQKSDGVAGWIKEMFGGN, from the coding sequence ATGGCGGGGAATGACCGCGAGCCAATTGGACGCAAGGGTAAACCAGCGCGTCCGGCGAAAGAGAAAATCAGCCGTCGTCGACTTCGGGAAGAGGAGTACGACGAGTATGAAGATGACGATGAAGACGAGGAACCGATGCCGAAAAAAGGAAGAGGCAAAGGCAAGAAGCCACGCGGCAAACGCGGCTGGTTCTGGCTGCTGTTAAAAATTGCCATCGTTCTGGCCGTGCTGTGCGCCATTTATGGCGTGTATCTGGATCAAAAAATCCGTGCCCGTATCGACGGAAAAGTCTGGCAACTGCCTGCCGCGGTGTATGGCCGTATGGTCAACCTCGAACCGGATATGGCAATCAGTAAAAACGAGATGGTGAAACTGCTGGAAGCTACTCAGTACCGCCAGGTGACGAAGATGACGCGTCCCGGCGAGTTTACTGTGCAGGCGAAAAGCATTGAGATGATCCGCCGTCCGTTTGATTTCCCGGACAGTAAAGAGGGGCAGGTGCGTGCGCGTCTGACCTTTGACGGCTCTCGTCTGGAAACCATCGAGAATATGGACAGCAACCGCCAGTTCGGTTTCTTCCGCCTCGATCCACGCCTGATCACCATGCTCTCTTCGCCTAATGGCGAGCAGCGCCTGTTCGTGCCGCGCAATGGCTTCCCGGATCTGCTGGTGGATACGCTGCTGGCGACCGAAGACCGCCACTTTTACGAGCACGACGGCATCAGCTTTTACTCCATTGGCCGTGCGGTGCTGGCGAACCTGACCGCCGGACGCACCGTGCAGGGGGCGAGTACGCTGACGCAGCAGCTGGTGAAAAACCTGTTCCTCAGCAGCGAGCGCTCCTACTGGCGTAAAGCCAACGAAGCCTATATGGCGCTGATTATGGATGCCCGCTACAGCAAAGATCGTATTCTTGAGCTGTATATGAACGAGGTGTACCTCGGTCAGAGCGGCGACAACGAGATCCGCGGTTTCCCGCTGGCGAGCCTCTACTATTTTGGCCGCCCGGTGGAAGAGCTGAGCCTTGATCAGCAGGCATTGCTGGTGGGGATGGTTAAAGGTGCGTCAATCTATAACCCGTGGCGTAACCCGAAACTGGCGCTGGAGCGTCGTAACCTGGTGCTGCGCTTGCTGCAACAGCAGAACGTTATCGACCAGGAGCTGTATGACATGCTGAGCGCGCGTCCGCTCGGCGTGCAGCCGCGCGGCGGGGTGATTTCACCGCAGCCAGCGTTTATGCAGATGGTGCGTCAGGAGTTGCAAGCGAAGCTCGGTGATAAAGTGAAAGATCTCTCCGGCGTGAAGATCTTCACCACTTTTGATTCCGTGGCGCAGGACGCCGCCGAAAAAGCCGCCGTGGAAGGTATTCCGCTGCTGATCAAACAGCGCAAGCTGACCGATCTTGAAACGGCAATGGTGGTGGTCGACCGCTACACCGGTGAAGTGCGCGCGATGGTCGGCGGTGCGACGCCGCAATTCGCGGGTTATAACCGTGCGATGCAGGCGCGCCGCTCCATTGGTTCGCTGGCGAAACCGGCAACCTACCTGACGGCGCTAAGCCAGCCGAATATCTATCGCCTGAATACCTGGATTGCCGATGCGCCGATTTCACTGCGCTTGTCTAACGGCCAGGTGTGGGCACCGCAAAACGATGACCGTCGTTTTAGCGGCCAGGTGATGCTGGTCGATGCGCTGACCCGGTCGATGAACGTACCGACAGTGAACCTCGGGATGGCGGTAGGGTTGCCTGCGGTGACGGACACCTGGCAGAAACTCGGCGCGCCGAAAGATCAGCTGACCGGCATGCCGTCTATGCTGCTTGGTGCGCTGAACCTGACGCCAATTGAAGTGGCGCAGGCTTTCCAGACCATCGCCAGCGGCGGTAACCGCGCACCGCTTTCCGCGCTGCGTTCGGTGATTGCTGAAGATGGCACGGTGCTGTATCAGAGCTTCCCGCAGGCCGAACGTGCCGTACCGGCGCAGGCGGCGTACATGACGCTGTGGACGATGCAGCAGGTTGTCCAGCGCGGCACTGGGCGCCAGCTTGGCGCGAAGTATCCGGGCCTGCATCTGGCGGGTAAAACCGGTACTACCAACAACAACGTCGATACCTGGTTTGCGGGTATCGACGGGCGCGAAGTGACCATTACCTGGGTTGGCCGCGATAATAACCAGCCGACGAAGCTGTATGGTGCCAGCGGCGCGATGGCGATTTACCAGCGTTATCTGGAAAACCAGTCGCCGATCCCGCTGGATCTGACGCCGCCGGAAGACATCACCAATATGGGTGTTGATGACATGGGTAATTTCGTTTGCGGCGGTGGCGGTGTGCGCCAGCTTCCGGTCTGGACGACCAGCCCGGAAACGCTGTGCCAGCAAAACCAAGTGCAGCCGCAAACCGGCAACCCGTTTGATCAGTCCCAGCAGCCGCAGCAACCCGCGCAGCAGCAGCCTCAACAGCCGCCGCAGCAGGAGCAGAAAAGCGATGGTGTCGCAGGCTGGATCAAAGAGATGTTCGGCGGTAACTAA
- the gluQRS gene encoding tRNA glutamyl-Q(34) synthetase GluQRS — protein sequence MPESHYIGRFAPSPSGELHFGSLIAALGSYLQARASQGTWLVRIEDIDPPREAPGAANTILRQLEHYGLHWDGDVLWQSRRHDAYREALATLQRKGLSYFCTCTRARIQSIGGTYDGHCRTLQNGPQNAAVRLVQQHPVLHFDDKLRGRITADEKLAREDFIIHRRDGLFAYNLAVVVDDYFQGVTEIVRGADLIEPTVRQISLYNQFGWPVPTYVHLPLALNEQGNKLSKQNHAPALPEGDPRPVIIRALQFLNQDVTNEWQDLRIDALLQKAVENWTLCRVPDAVDANTAFSNGSR from the coding sequence ATGCCTGAATCACACTATATTGGGCGCTTTGCGCCATCCCCATCCGGTGAACTGCATTTTGGTTCGTTAATTGCTGCTCTCGGCAGCTATCTGCAAGCCCGCGCCAGCCAAGGCACCTGGCTTGTTCGCATCGAAGATATCGATCCCCCCAGAGAAGCTCCCGGCGCGGCAAACACCATTCTTCGCCAGCTTGAGCATTATGGTCTGCACTGGGACGGCGACGTGCTATGGCAATCCCGTCGCCATGACGCCTACCGCGAGGCGCTCGCCACCTTACAACGCAAAGGGCTGAGCTATTTTTGTACCTGCACGCGCGCCCGTATCCAAAGCATCGGTGGCACCTACGACGGGCATTGCCGGACATTACAAAATGGCCCGCAAAACGCCGCCGTACGGCTGGTACAGCAGCATCCGGTGCTGCACTTCGACGATAAATTACGCGGGCGCATCACCGCCGACGAAAAACTGGCGCGGGAAGATTTTATTATTCACCGCCGCGACGGGCTGTTTGCCTACAATCTCGCGGTGGTGGTCGATGACTATTTTCAGGGCGTCACAGAAATTGTGCGCGGCGCGGATCTGATAGAACCCACGGTGCGGCAAATCTCCCTTTATAACCAGTTTGGCTGGCCGGTGCCGACGTACGTTCATTTGCCGCTGGCGCTCAACGAGCAGGGAAATAAGCTTTCCAAGCAAAACCACGCCCCCGCGTTGCCTGAAGGCGATCCGCGCCCGGTAATAATCAGGGCTTTACAATTTTTGAACCAGGATGTAACAAATGAGTGGCAGGATCTGCGCATCGACGCGCTGCTGCAAAAAGCGGTGGAAAACTGGACGCTTTGCCGTGTGCCGGATGCCGTGGATGCGAATACAGCATTCTCAAACGGCTCGCGCTGA
- the thpR gene encoding RNA 2',3'-cyclic phosphodiesterase, translating into MSEPKRLFFALELPADIQTQVVQWRAQQFPPDAGRPIAAANLHLTLAFLGEISAEKQRALEALAGRIRQPGFTLTLDDAGQWLRSRVVWLGSRQPPRGLLQLADMLRAQASRSGCYQSPKPFHPHITLLRDASHAVTIPPPGFRWSFPVTAFALYESQFIQGRTRYTQLHRWTLKK; encoded by the coding sequence ATGTCTGAACCAAAAAGGCTGTTTTTCGCCCTTGAACTCCCTGCGGATATTCAGACGCAGGTGGTGCAATGGCGTGCGCAACAGTTCCCGCCGGATGCGGGGCGGCCGATTGCAGCGGCGAATCTGCATCTGACGCTGGCGTTTCTCGGCGAAATCAGCGCGGAAAAACAGCGCGCACTGGAAGCGCTGGCCGGCCGGATACGCCAGCCCGGTTTCACGCTCACGCTGGATGATGCCGGGCAATGGCTGCGTTCGCGCGTCGTCTGGCTCGGTTCACGCCAGCCGCCGCGTGGGTTGCTGCAACTGGCGGATATGCTCCGCGCCCAGGCGTCCCGCAGCGGATGTTATCAAAGCCCGAAGCCGTTTCACCCGCACATTACGCTACTGCGCGACGCCAGCCATGCTGTCACGATCCCACCGCCGGGTTTTCGCTGGTCGTTTCCGGTGACGGCGTTCGCATTGTATGAATCACAATTTATCCAGGGTCGAACCCGCTACACGCAGTTGCATCGCTGGACGCTTAAAAAATAA
- the pcnB gene encoding polynucleotide adenylyltransferase PcnB: protein MFTRVANFCRKVLSREESMVVEAMAQPQMTVIPREQHAISRKDISENALKVLYRLNKAGYDAYLVGGGVRDLLLGKKPKDFDVTTSATPDQVRKLFRNCRLVGRRFRLAHVMFGPEIIEVATFRGHHDEQQTDRTISQRGQNGMLLRDNIFGSIEEDAQRRDFTINSLYYSVADFTVRDYVGGMRDLEEGVIRLIGNPETRYREDPVRMLRAVRFAAKLNMRISEETAEPIPRLATLINDVPPARLFEESLKLLQAGYGYETYRLLREYGLFQPLFPSITRYFTEKGDSPMERIIDQVLKNTDNRIRNDMRVNPAFLFAAMFWYPLLENAQRITQEGGLAYYDAFALAMNDVLDEACRSLAIPKRITTLIRDIWQLQLRMSRRQGKRSWKLMEHPKFRAAYDLLALRAEAENNGELQRLAKWWGEFQVSAPPAQKDMLNDLGDEPAERRRHRRPRKRTPRREGSA from the coding sequence ATTTTTACCCGAGTCGCTAATTTTTGCCGCAAGGTGCTAAGCCGCGAAGAGAGCATGGTCGTTGAGGCTATGGCCCAACCGCAGATGACGGTTATTCCGCGTGAGCAGCACGCTATTTCCCGCAAAGATATCAGTGAAAATGCGCTCAAGGTGCTCTATCGTCTGAATAAAGCGGGCTACGACGCTTACCTGGTAGGCGGCGGCGTGCGCGATTTATTGCTGGGCAAAAAACCAAAAGATTTTGATGTGACCACCAGCGCAACGCCGGACCAGGTGCGTAAACTGTTCCGCAACTGCCGCCTGGTTGGCCGCCGTTTCCGCCTTGCGCATGTGATGTTCGGGCCGGAAATTATCGAAGTCGCCACCTTCCGTGGTCATCACGACGAACAACAAACCGATCGCACCATCTCCCAGCGCGGGCAGAATGGCATGCTGCTGCGTGACAACATTTTCGGTTCCATCGAAGAAGATGCCCAGCGCCGCGACTTCACCATCAACAGCCTTTATTACAGCGTTGCTGATTTCACCGTGCGTGATTACGTCGGCGGTATGCGTGACCTGGAAGAGGGTGTGATTCGCCTGATTGGTAACCCGGAAACCCGCTATCGCGAAGATCCGGTGCGCATGCTGCGCGCGGTGCGCTTTGCCGCCAAGCTCAATATGCGTATCAGCGAAGAGACCGCCGAGCCAATCCCGCGCCTGGCAACGCTGATTAACGATGTTCCTCCGGCGCGCCTGTTTGAGGAATCGCTGAAACTGCTGCAGGCCGGTTACGGTTACGAAACCTACCGTTTACTGCGTGAATATGGTCTGTTCCAGCCGCTGTTCCCCAGCATCACCCGCTACTTCACCGAAAAAGGCGACAGCCCGATGGAGCGGATTATTGACCAGGTGCTGAAGAATACCGACAACCGCATTCGCAACGACATGCGCGTCAACCCGGCGTTTTTGTTTGCTGCGATGTTCTGGTATCCGCTACTGGAAAACGCCCAGCGCATTACCCAGGAAGGCGGTCTGGCCTATTATGACGCTTTCGCGCTGGCGATGAACGATGTGCTGGATGAAGCGTGCCGTTCACTGGCGATCCCAAAACGCATCACCACGCTGATCCGTGATATCTGGCAGTTGCAATTGCGGATGTCCCGTCGCCAGGGCAAGCGCTCATGGAAACTGATGGAACACCCGAAATTCCGCGCGGCTTATGATTTACTGGCGCTGCGCGCCGAAGCCGAAAATAATGGCGAGCTGCAACGTCTGGCGAAATGGTGGGGTGAATTCCAGGTTTCCGCACCGCCAGCTCAGAAAGATATGCTCAATGATTTAGGTGATGAACCGGCAGAACGCCGTCGCCACCGCCGCCCGCGCAAACGCACGCCGCGCCGCGAAGGTAGCGCATGA
- the dksA gene encoding RNA polymerase-binding protein DksA, whose protein sequence is MQEGQNRKTSSLSILAIAGVEPYQEKPGEEYMNEAQLAHFKRILEAWRNQLRDEVDRTVTHMQDEAANFPDPVDRAAQEEEFSLELRNRDRERKLIKKIEKTLKKVEDEDFGFCESCGVEIGIRRLEARPTADLCIDCKTLAEIREKQMAG, encoded by the coding sequence ATGCAAGAAGGGCAAAACCGTAAAACATCGTCCCTGAGTATTCTCGCCATCGCTGGGGTGGAGCCGTATCAAGAGAAACCGGGCGAAGAGTATATGAACGAAGCCCAGCTGGCGCACTTCAAGCGTATTCTTGAAGCATGGCGTAATCAACTTAGGGATGAAGTCGATCGCACCGTCACGCACATGCAGGACGAAGCAGCTAACTTCCCCGATCCGGTCGACCGTGCCGCGCAGGAAGAAGAGTTCAGCCTCGAACTGCGTAACCGTGATCGCGAGCGCAAGTTGATTAAAAAGATCGAGAAGACGCTGAAAAAAGTGGAAGACGAAGATTTCGGCTTCTGCGAATCCTGTGGCGTTGAAATTGGTATCCGTCGTCTGGAAGCACGTCCGACTGCCGACCTGTGCATCGACTGCAAAACCCTGGCGGAAATCCGCGAAAAACAGATGGCGGGTTAA
- the hrpB gene encoding ATP-dependent helicase HrpB has protein sequence MSSLPVAAVLPDILSALLTAPQVLLSAPTGAGKSTWLPLQLLQQGDITGRILLLEPRRLAARNVAQRLAELLDEKPGETVGYRMRAETCVGPNTRLEVVTEGILTRLVQQDPELSGVGLVILDEFHERSLQADLALALLLDVQQGLRDDLKLLVMSATLDNARLQALLPEAPTIVSEGRAYPVEQRYQPLPSHLRFDEAVAQATAELLRNEPGSLLLFLPGVGEIQRVQEQLASRVGSDVLLCPLYGALPLSEQRKAILPAPVGQRKVVLATNIAETSLTIEGIRLVVDSAQERVARFDARSGLTRLVTQRISVASMTQRAGRAGRLEPGICVHLLSKEQAERAAAQSSPEIVSSDLSGLLMELIQWGCQEPAQLKWLDLPPAVNLAAARKLLSQLQALEDGRLTPFGQRMAALGNEPRLAAMLAAANGRDEIATAAKLAAILEEPPRGANSDLSAVFSRNQPNWQQRARQLARRLKSSDGEPDNTVLAPLLASAFADRIARRRGQEGRYQLANGMGATLDADDALNRHEWLIAPLLLQGSASPDARILLALPLDIDALVTRCPHLLQQSDTVEWDEAQGTLKAFRRSQIGQLTLKVQPLAKPSEEELHRAMLNGIRDKGLRVLNWTPDAEQLRLRLHCAAKWLPEVDWPAVDEASLLENLEQWLLPQMSGIRSLRELKALDLSQALQNAMPWSLRQRLDSELPAHYTVPTGSRIAIRYHEDNPPALAVRMQEMFGEATTPVIAQGRVALVLELLSPAQRPLQITRDLSAFWAGAYREVQKEMKGRYPKHVWPDDPANTAPTRRTKKYS, from the coding sequence GTGTCCTCACTGCCAGTCGCCGCCGTTCTGCCCGACATTCTTTCTGCCCTGCTCACCGCGCCACAGGTGTTGTTAAGCGCACCCACCGGCGCAGGGAAATCGACCTGGTTGCCGTTGCAGCTGCTGCAACAAGGCGACATTACTGGCCGTATTTTGCTGCTTGAGCCGCGTCGGCTGGCGGCACGCAATGTGGCACAGCGGCTGGCGGAGCTGCTTGATGAAAAACCAGGCGAAACCGTGGGTTACCGGATGCGTGCGGAAACCTGCGTGGGGCCAAATACCCGGCTCGAAGTCGTGACGGAAGGCATTTTAACGCGGCTGGTGCAGCAAGATCCGGAACTCAGCGGCGTTGGGCTGGTGATCCTCGATGAATTTCACGAGCGCAGCCTGCAAGCGGATCTCGCCCTGGCATTGCTGTTAGACGTGCAGCAAGGGCTGCGCGATGACCTCAAACTGCTGGTGATGTCGGCAACGCTCGATAATGCCCGTTTGCAGGCGTTGTTGCCAGAGGCCCCGACCATTGTGTCTGAAGGGCGGGCGTACCCCGTTGAGCAGCGTTATCAACCGTTGCCTTCTCATCTTCGTTTTGATGAAGCCGTCGCCCAGGCGACCGCTGAATTACTGCGTAATGAACCCGGTTCGCTGCTGCTGTTTTTACCGGGCGTCGGGGAAATCCAGCGTGTGCAGGAGCAACTGGCTTCCCGCGTCGGTAGCGATGTTCTGCTCTGCCCGCTCTATGGTGCGCTGCCGCTCAGTGAGCAGCGCAAAGCCATTTTGCCCGCGCCCGTCGGGCAGCGAAAAGTAGTGCTAGCGACTAATATCGCCGAAACCAGTTTGACCATTGAAGGCATTCGCCTGGTGGTGGATAGCGCTCAGGAGCGCGTCGCGCGGTTTGATGCCCGCAGCGGTTTAACCCGGCTGGTGACGCAGCGCATTAGTGTTGCTTCGATGACGCAGCGTGCCGGACGTGCCGGTCGTCTTGAGCCTGGCATTTGTGTGCATTTACTGAGTAAAGAGCAGGCGGAACGCGCGGCGGCGCAGAGCAGCCCTGAAATAGTGAGTAGTGATTTATCCGGACTGTTAATGGAATTAATCCAGTGGGGATGCCAGGAGCCTGCCCAGCTCAAATGGTTGGATCTGCCGCCAGCGGTAAATCTCGCGGCGGCGCGCAAGCTGCTCAGCCAGTTGCAGGCGCTTGAGGACGGGCGACTGACGCCGTTTGGGCAGCGCATGGCGGCGCTCGGTAACGAGCCGCGCCTGGCTGCGATGCTGGCAGCGGCAAATGGTCGCGATGAAATTGCCACGGCGGCGAAGCTGGCGGCGATTCTGGAAGAGCCACCACGCGGCGCAAATAGTGACTTGAGCGCGGTGTTTTCACGCAACCAGCCGAACTGGCAGCAGCGCGCGCGCCAGCTGGCTCGCCGCCTGAAAAGCAGCGATGGCGAGCCGGACAACACCGTACTTGCGCCGTTGCTGGCAAGCGCCTTTGCCGATCGCATTGCCCGCCGGCGCGGACAGGAAGGTCGCTATCAACTGGCGAACGGCATGGGCGCAACGCTGGACGCCGATGATGCGCTCAACCGTCACGAATGGCTGATAGCACCTCTGCTGTTGCAGGGTAGCGCATCACCGGATGCGCGGATTTTGCTGGCGCTGCCGCTGGATATCGACGCGCTTGTCACCCGCTGCCCCCATTTATTGCAGCAGTCCGACACGGTTGAGTGGGACGAGGCACAGGGCACGTTAAAAGCCTTTCGCCGCAGCCAGATAGGCCAATTGACATTAAAAGTACAACCGCTGGCGAAACCCTCCGAAGAGGAGTTGCATCGGGCGATGCTGAACGGTATCCGTGATAAAGGCTTGCGCGTGCTGAACTGGACGCCGGACGCCGAGCAACTGCGTTTGCGTTTGCATTGTGCGGCGAAGTGGCTGCCGGAAGTGGACTGGCCAGCGGTCGATGAGGCTTCGTTGCTGGAGAACCTTGAGCAGTGGTTATTGCCGCAAATGAGCGGTATTCGTTCGCTGCGTGAGCTGAAAGCGCTCGATTTAAGCCAGGCGTTACAAAATGCGATGCCGTGGTCATTACGTCAACGTCTGGATAGTGAGCTGCCTGCGCATTACACTGTGCCGACGGGAAGCCGGATAGCGATTCGTTATCACGAAGATAACCCGCCGGCGCTGGCGGTGCGCATGCAAGAGATGTTTGGCGAAGCGACAACGCCTGTCATCGCGCAAGGGCGCGTGGCGCTGGTGCTGGAGCTGCTTTCCCCTGCGCAACGTCCGCTGCAAATCACCCGTGATTTAAGCGCGTTTTGGGCAGGCGCGTATCGCGAAGTGCAAAAAGAGATGAAAGGGCGCTACCCGAAGCATGTCTGGCCGGACGATCCGGCCAATACGGCACCGACGCGGCGCACTAAAAAGTATTCGTAA
- the sfsA gene encoding DNA/RNA nuclease SfsA yields MDFSPPLKSATLIQRYKRFLADVITPEGETLTLHCPNTGAMTGCATPGDTVWYSTSNNPKRKYAHTWELSQTQQGAFICVNTQRANMLTKEAILADQVPELSGYSALKSEVKYGAEGSRIDFLLQADDRRNCYIEVKSVTLAEQQSGYFPDAVTLRGQKHLRELMSVAANGDRAVILFAVLHSAVEHFSPARHIDEEYARLLNEAQHRGVEVIAYKAELSADNITLKLPLPFTV; encoded by the coding sequence ATGGATTTTTCCCCGCCGCTTAAATCCGCCACGCTGATTCAGCGTTATAAACGTTTTCTTGCGGATGTGATCACGCCTGAAGGGGAAACCCTCACGCTGCATTGCCCGAATACCGGTGCGATGACCGGTTGCGCGACGCCAGGCGACACGGTCTGGTATTCCACGTCGAATAATCCTAAGCGCAAATATGCCCATACGTGGGAATTATCCCAAACCCAACAGGGGGCATTTATTTGCGTCAATACTCAGCGGGCAAATATGCTGACAAAAGAAGCAATACTTGCTGACCAGGTGCCTGAACTCAGCGGATATAGCGCGCTGAAAAGCGAAGTAAAATATGGTGCGGAAGGTAGCAGAATTGATTTTCTGTTACAGGCGGATGACCGGCGCAACTGCTATATTGAAGTGAAATCGGTCACGCTCGCCGAGCAGCAGTCAGGCTACTTCCCGGATGCCGTCACCCTGCGTGGGCAGAAGCATTTACGGGAATTAATGAGCGTCGCGGCCAACGGCGATCGCGCGGTAATTCTGTTTGCCGTTCTGCACTCTGCCGTTGAACATTTTTCTCCGGCACGCCATATTGACGAGGAATACGCACGATTATTGAATGAGGCACAACACCGGGGGGTAGAAGTTATCGCTTATAAAGCGGAACTTTCTGCCGATAATATCACTCTTAAGTTGCCACTACCTTTTACGGTATAA